The following proteins come from a genomic window of Novosphingobium aromaticivorans DSM 12444:
- a CDS encoding tetratricopeptide repeat protein: MKNLRGLIVPLVLPFVLAGCGASPEERAERARKAFETHDFRAAQVDIAAALEAKPGDAALIELQARNALALGDGIAAEAALSRLAEGQRPADFAQLMGEAALLRQMPDEALSAIGNDASPSAQRIRALAMLAKGDRATAEAAFAAGAQGASDARLLADYARFSLMGGDVAKARALADRAVKAAPDLIDTLLADAEVSVAQGKLAQALATYDRAAKDWPGNLAALAGKAAVLGDLGRTKDMEAVLASLAEVKGGGQVAYLQARAAAARGDWSTVRSVLQANEKALEGKDEATVLYAQALVALKQPEQARARLQPLLTRNPQSAMIRRELAKAQLAAGDARGAVETMRPFAEVQTADAEDLRLLARAAAASGDPEAAKLAEKAKYPSPQALAATLAQADTAMKQGNWGNAVAAYDRILAVTDGSNALVLNNMAYAQGQLGNSAKALDFAERALKAAPGNASVMDTLGWLLVESGKDKARGLKLLQDAAAKAPGNAAIRQHLDKARQG, translated from the coding sequence ATGAAGAATCTGCGTGGGTTGATCGTGCCGCTGGTGTTGCCGTTCGTGCTCGCCGGATGCGGGGCGAGCCCCGAGGAGCGGGCCGAGCGAGCACGCAAGGCATTCGAGACGCATGATTTCCGTGCGGCGCAGGTTGATATTGCGGCGGCGCTGGAGGCGAAGCCCGGCGATGCCGCGCTGATCGAATTGCAGGCGCGCAATGCGCTGGCGCTGGGTGACGGCATCGCGGCCGAGGCTGCGCTTTCCCGCCTGGCGGAAGGGCAGCGACCGGCTGACTTCGCGCAACTGATGGGCGAGGCGGCGCTGCTGCGGCAGATGCCCGACGAGGCGCTTTCCGCTATCGGCAACGACGCATCGCCCTCCGCACAACGTATCCGCGCGCTGGCCATGCTCGCCAAGGGCGATCGCGCGACGGCGGAGGCGGCGTTCGCGGCGGGGGCGCAAGGGGCAAGCGATGCACGCCTGCTGGCGGACTACGCGCGGTTCAGCCTGATGGGGGGAGACGTGGCAAAGGCGCGAGCGCTTGCCGACCGGGCGGTCAAGGCTGCCCCGGATCTCATCGATACGCTGCTGGCGGACGCCGAAGTATCGGTCGCGCAGGGCAAGCTGGCGCAGGCCCTGGCGACCTATGACAGGGCGGCGAAGGACTGGCCGGGCAATCTTGCCGCGCTGGCCGGGAAGGCGGCGGTGCTGGGCGACCTGGGACGGACGAAAGATATGGAGGCGGTCCTCGCCTCGCTGGCCGAAGTGAAGGGCGGCGGGCAGGTCGCCTATCTCCAGGCGCGCGCGGCTGCGGCGCGGGGGGATTGGAGCACCGTGCGCAGCGTGCTTCAGGCCAACGAGAAGGCTCTGGAAGGCAAGGACGAGGCGACCGTGCTCTATGCCCAGGCGCTGGTGGCGCTGAAGCAGCCGGAGCAGGCGCGCGCCCGGCTCCAGCCACTGCTGACGCGCAATCCGCAAAGCGCGATGATACGGCGCGAATTGGCCAAGGCCCAGCTCGCCGCAGGCGATGCGCGCGGCGCGGTCGAGACGATGCGGCCGTTTGCCGAAGTGCAGACCGCCGATGCGGAAGACTTGCGCCTGCTGGCAAGGGCCGCGGCGGCTTCAGGCGACCCGGAAGCGGCGAAGCTGGCCGAGAAGGCGAAGTATCCTTCACCCCAGGCACTGGCGGCGACCTTGGCGCAGGCCGATACGGCGATGAAGCAGGGCAACTGGGGCAATGCCGTTGCCGCCTACGATCGCATCCTGGCGGTGACGGATGGTTCGAACGCGCTGGTGCTGAACAACATGGCCTATGCGCAGGGGCAATTGGGCAACAGTGCCAAGGCGCTGGACTTCGCGGAACGTGCGCTGAAAGCGGCGCCGGGCAATGCCTCGGTCATGGACACACTGGGCTGGCTGCTGGTCGAGAGCGGCAAGGACAAGGCGCGCGGGCTGAAGCTGTTGCAGGATGCGGCGGCCAAGGCGCCGGGCAATGCAGCGATCCGCCAGCACCTCGACAAGGCGCGGCAGGGCTAG
- a CDS encoding MaoC family dehydratase produces the protein MQYFEDIEPGTVHRFGSYAVKRDEVIEFASKYDPQPFHLDDEAAAQTHFGRLSASGWHTCAMTMAMLVENLKERRQAGLGSPGLDEIRWLRPVYPGDTLSVETEIVDKKRSSSRPEMGSFRSLVKVYNQDGVVVMSMKSIGLIRVREPETVA, from the coding sequence ATGCAGTATTTCGAGGATATCGAGCCCGGCACCGTCCACCGCTTTGGCAGCTATGCCGTAAAGCGGGACGAAGTCATTGAATTCGCGTCGAAGTATGATCCGCAACCATTCCATCTCGATGACGAGGCGGCTGCGCAGACCCACTTCGGGCGGCTCTCGGCGAGCGGTTGGCATACATGCGCGATGACCATGGCCATGCTGGTGGAGAACCTGAAGGAGCGCCGGCAGGCGGGGCTCGGCTCGCCCGGTCTCGACGAAATCCGCTGGCTCCGGCCGGTCTACCCCGGAGACACGCTGTCGGTGGAGACCGAGATTGTCGACAAGAAGCGCAGCTCATCACGCCCGGAAATGGGAAGTTTCCGTTCACTGGTAAAGGTTTACAACCAGGACGGCGTGGTCGTCATGTCGATGAAGTCGATCGGCCTGATCCGCGTTCGCGAGCCCGAAACGGTTGCGTGA
- a CDS encoding rod shape-determining protein MreD gives MNWRGLSATPEEIGRKRINRAPSPIVANGLPWLTIMLASMASFSPVIASAPVMPPLAYMMLLAWRMLRPGMLPVWAGLPLGFVDDLYSGQPFGSGIVLWSATMLAMEIIDERFLWRGFIQDWLTASVLTTAYLVLCSAIAGLATRYPLPIVIVPQLLLSLVLYPVVTGLVAMLDRVRLLPLKRL, from the coding sequence GTGAACTGGCGCGGTCTTTCCGCCACACCCGAAGAGATCGGCCGCAAGCGGATCAACCGCGCGCCTTCGCCCATCGTCGCCAACGGACTGCCCTGGCTGACGATCATGCTGGCATCGATGGCGAGCTTTTCGCCGGTCATCGCATCGGCGCCGGTCATGCCGCCGCTGGCCTACATGATGCTGCTCGCCTGGCGCATGTTGCGACCGGGGATGCTGCCGGTCTGGGCAGGACTGCCCCTCGGCTTCGTGGACGATCTCTATTCCGGCCAGCCGTTCGGATCGGGCATCGTCCTGTGGTCGGCGACGATGCTGGCGATGGAAATCATCGACGAACGCTTCCTGTGGCGCGGCTTCATCCAGGACTGGCTTACGGCAAGCGTCCTGACCACGGCCTATCTCGTGCTCTGCTCCGCCATAGCCGGGCTGGCGACGCGCTATCCGCTGCCCATCGTGATCGTGCCGCAACTGCTGTTGTCGCTCGTGCTCTATCCGGTGGTGACGGGCCTGGTCGCCATGCTCGACCGCGTGCGCCTGCTGCCGCTGAAGAGGCTGTAG
- a CDS encoding MauE/DoxX family redox-associated membrane protein: MTNAQTPNHLASEPRSHPRSRVATIYRMVMPKHICPYGVKVKHLLERQGYQVDDHWLRTREETDAFKAEHGVKTTPQVFIDGKRVGGHDDTRRFLGLKVADPDATSYVPVLAVFAIAAALALAVSFAAFGSIFTPRAAEWFVAFAMALLAMLKLQDVDRFATMFLGYDLLARRWVPYAYLYPFGEALAGVLMAARALEWLSIPIALFIGSIGAVSVFYAVYVQRRELKCACVGGSGRVPLGFVSLTENVVMVGMAIWMLSRPMGA, translated from the coding sequence ATGACAAACGCACAGACCCCGAATCACCTCGCTTCCGAGCCCAGGTCGCACCCCCGGTCCAGGGTGGCCACCATCTACCGGATGGTCATGCCCAAGCACATCTGCCCCTATGGCGTGAAGGTGAAGCATCTCCTTGAACGGCAGGGATACCAGGTAGACGATCACTGGCTTCGCACGCGCGAGGAAACCGATGCCTTCAAGGCCGAACACGGCGTCAAGACCACCCCGCAGGTCTTCATCGACGGCAAGCGCGTGGGCGGGCACGACGATACACGCCGCTTTCTCGGCCTGAAGGTCGCCGATCCCGATGCGACCAGCTACGTGCCGGTCCTCGCCGTATTCGCGATTGCCGCCGCACTCGCGCTCGCGGTCAGTTTTGCCGCGTTCGGCTCGATCTTCACCCCCCGTGCAGCAGAATGGTTCGTCGCCTTCGCGATGGCGCTTCTGGCCATGCTCAAGCTCCAGGACGTCGACCGTTTCGCCACGATGTTCCTAGGCTACGACCTGCTCGCCCGGCGTTGGGTGCCCTATGCCTATCTCTACCCCTTCGGCGAGGCGCTGGCAGGCGTTCTCATGGCGGCGCGCGCGCTTGAATGGCTGTCGATCCCGATCGCGCTGTTCATCGGCAGCATCGGCGCGGTTTCGGTGTTCTACGCGGTCTATGTCCAGCGCCGCGAACTGAAGTGCGCCTGCGTCGGCGGATCGGGCCGCGTACCGCTCGGCTTCGTCTCGCTCACCGAAAACGTCGTCATGGTCGGCATGGCGATCTGGATGCTTTCCCGGCCGATGGGTGCCTGA
- a CDS encoding cistern family PEP-CTERM protein gives MTIRTVLAGLAASAALASAIPAYADTITLGSGDIGNSFTLNYDGFSGGTSIDGLTGSTTFTLTGVSGNDYTFDYNVTNTSSAPVTASRISSFAFNTDPNISSATSTGAFSYTTLSSNYPNGIGTVDVCFKDAATGSCSGGGSGGLTLGQSGTGSFTLSFSQPVSSLTLSDFYVRYQSISGVPGISSASGSGTLTSTGGSTGGTPVPEPGMLGLFGVGLAGLALACRRKAAPPRLAFAA, from the coding sequence ATGACCATCAGGACGGTACTTGCAGGGCTTGCCGCAAGCGCTGCTCTCGCCAGCGCGATCCCGGCATACGCCGATACGATCACGCTCGGCTCGGGCGACATCGGCAACAGCTTCACGCTGAATTACGACGGCTTTTCGGGCGGCACCTCGATCGACGGCCTGACCGGCTCGACGACCTTCACCCTCACCGGGGTGTCGGGCAACGACTACACCTTCGACTACAACGTGACGAACACCAGCTCCGCGCCGGTGACGGCTTCGCGTATTTCGAGCTTCGCGTTCAACACCGATCCGAACATTTCGTCCGCCACCAGCACGGGCGCTTTCTCCTACACCACGCTGTCGTCGAACTATCCCAACGGGATCGGCACGGTCGACGTGTGCTTCAAGGATGCGGCCACCGGAAGCTGCTCGGGCGGCGGAAGCGGCGGGCTCACGCTCGGCCAGAGCGGCACCGGTTCGTTCACGCTCAGCTTCTCCCAGCCGGTCAGCTCGCTGACGCTGAGCGACTTCTACGTGCGCTATCAGTCGATCAGCGGCGTTCCCGGCATCAGCTCGGCCAGCGGTTCGGGCACGCTCACCTCGACCGGCGGATCGACCGGCGGCACTCCGGTTCCCGAACCGGGCATGCTCGGCCTCTTCGGCGTGGGCCTTGCCGGCCTCGCCCTCGCCTGTCGTCGCAAGGCAGCGCCGCCGCGCCTCGCCTTCGCCGCCTGA
- the mreC gene encoding rod shape-determining protein MreC, whose protein sequence is MARSQDRRPGYSRRAQYGIFTGYVIAILGVVAGLAVLVTSLVNPDAFAFARSSAAEVARPLGKAGAEGRSTGQGLFAAVGAYFRAGQQNADLRREVEAARANAVTMQSLQDENRRLKALLGIVDPSRRPIAAAHLIGSTAASTRRFAIIDVGTDRGVRPGQPVRAASGLVGRVIEAGPSTARVLLVTDPDNVVPVRRVRDGLAAFVQGASNGRIDIRLINMGINPVRKGDVFVTSGSGGLYPPGIPVAVATDPHRDGATGHLAADPADNEFVIVEPTYSAQARAEIEQIEKDGAQSAAEVP, encoded by the coding sequence ATGGCGCGGTCGCAGGACCGGCGCCCGGGCTATTCGCGCAGGGCGCAGTACGGGATTTTCACCGGCTACGTTATCGCCATTCTCGGCGTCGTGGCCGGACTTGCCGTGCTCGTGACCTCGCTCGTCAATCCGGACGCATTTGCCTTTGCCCGCAGTTCCGCAGCCGAAGTCGCGCGCCCGCTGGGCAAGGCCGGGGCCGAAGGGCGCAGCACCGGACAGGGCCTGTTCGCAGCCGTGGGCGCCTATTTCCGTGCCGGCCAGCAGAATGCCGACCTGCGCCGCGAGGTCGAGGCCGCGCGCGCCAATGCCGTCACCATGCAATCGTTGCAGGACGAGAACCGCCGCCTCAAGGCGCTGCTGGGCATCGTCGATCCCTCGCGCCGGCCCATCGCGGCTGCACACCTGATCGGATCGACGGCAGCCAGCACGCGGCGCTTCGCGATCATCGACGTCGGCACCGACCGCGGCGTGCGCCCTGGCCAGCCGGTACGCGCCGCATCGGGGCTGGTCGGCCGCGTGATCGAGGCCGGACCTTCGACCGCGCGGGTCCTGCTCGTCACCGACCCCGACAACGTCGTGCCAGTGCGCCGCGTGCGCGACGGCCTTGCCGCGTTCGTCCAGGGCGCGTCCAACGGCAGGATCGACATCCGCCTGATCAACATGGGCATCAATCCCGTGCGAAAGGGCGACGTCTTCGTGACGTCGGGCTCCGGCGGGCTCTATCCGCCCGGAATTCCGGTGGCCGTAGCGACCGACCCCCACCGCGACGGAGCCACCGGCCACCTTGCCGCCGATCCAGCGGACAACGAGTTCGTGATCGTCGAGCCTACCTACAGCGCACAGGCGCGGGCAGAGATCGAGCAGATCGAGAAGGACGGCGCGCAGAGCGCCGCCGAGGTCCCGTGA
- the ychF gene encoding redox-regulated ATPase YchF, with translation MGFRCGIVGLPNVGKSTLFNALTETQAAQAANYPFCTIEPNVGNVGVPDPRLDKLAEIAGSQKIIPTQLGFVDIAGLVRGASKGEGLGNQFLGNIREVDAIVHVLRCFENDDIQHVDNKVDPISDAETVETELMLSDLESLEKRVPAAEKKAKAGDKESKIIASVLGQALELLRDGKPARLTQPKDDEEARVFKQAQLLTAKPVLYVCNVEEESAANGNAFSARVFEKAKAEGANAVIVSAAIESELVGMDPEERSVFLEEMGLHETGLARVIRAGYELLHLITFFTVGPKEARAWTVHLGAKAPEAAGEIHSDMQRGFIRAETIAYDDFVSLGGESAARDAGKLRQEGKEYVVKDGDVLHFKFNV, from the coding sequence ATGGGTTTTCGTTGCGGGATCGTCGGTCTTCCCAATGTCGGCAAGTCGACGCTGTTCAATGCGCTGACCGAAACGCAGGCGGCGCAGGCCGCCAACTATCCGTTCTGCACGATCGAGCCCAACGTCGGCAACGTCGGCGTCCCTGATCCCCGGCTCGACAAGCTGGCCGAGATCGCTGGCAGCCAGAAGATCATCCCCACCCAGCTCGGCTTCGTCGACATCGCCGGCCTCGTGCGCGGGGCATCGAAGGGCGAAGGCCTCGGCAACCAGTTCCTCGGCAACATCCGCGAAGTGGACGCCATCGTCCACGTCCTGCGCTGTTTCGAGAACGACGACATCCAGCACGTCGACAACAAGGTCGATCCTATCTCCGACGCCGAGACGGTCGAGACCGAACTGATGCTGTCGGACCTCGAAAGCCTCGAGAAGCGCGTTCCCGCCGCCGAAAAGAAGGCCAAGGCGGGCGACAAGGAATCGAAGATCATCGCCTCGGTCCTCGGCCAGGCGCTCGAACTTCTGCGCGACGGCAAGCCCGCTCGCCTCACCCAGCCGAAGGATGACGAGGAAGCGCGCGTCTTCAAGCAGGCCCAGCTCCTCACCGCCAAGCCCGTTCTCTACGTCTGCAACGTCGAGGAAGAAAGCGCGGCGAACGGCAACGCCTTCTCCGCCCGCGTCTTCGAAAAGGCCAAGGCCGAAGGCGCCAACGCGGTGATCGTTTCGGCCGCGATCGAATCCGAACTCGTCGGCATGGACCCCGAGGAACGCTCCGTTTTCCTCGAGGAAATGGGCCTGCACGAAACCGGCCTCGCCCGCGTGATCCGCGCCGGCTACGAGCTGCTTCACCTCATCACCTTCTTCACCGTCGGCCCCAAGGAAGCGCGTGCATGGACCGTGCACCTTGGCGCAAAGGCGCCCGAAGCCGCCGGTGAGATCCACTCCGACATGCAGCGCGGCTTCATCCGCGCCGAAACCATCGCCTACGACGATTTCGTCAGCCTCGGCGGCGAAAGCGCCGCGCGCGATGCCGGCAAGCTGCGCCAGGAAGGCAAGGAGTACGTGGTGAAGGACGGCGACGTCCTCCACTTCAAGTTCAACGTCTGA
- the mutL gene encoding DNA mismatch repair endonuclease MutL, with the protein MRVIRRLPETLINRIAAGEVVERPASALKELVENAIDAGSSHVHVRLSEGGLAMIEVSDDGCGMRPDEIALALERHATSKLPDEAIELVETLGFRGEALPSIASVARVTIESRPHGTAEGWKRVVDNGALVAEGPAALPPGTRVRVEHLFEKIPARRKFLRSPRSEWAAASDVVRRLAMARPDVGFTLEHDGRRALHVQAGETLEARVAQLVARELAGNSVEVDLVRGDFHLTGIAGLPTFNRGVADHQYLFVNGRPVKDRLLIGAVRGAYADMLARDRHAVLALFLQVPASEVDVNVHPAKSEVRFRDPALVRGMVVSGLRHALSTGDQRSAQAPSASAMAAWQAEPIAPPPPSSPSSDWQGSIFSQQWKPEPRVSEAGQAWRGYEQAIMAPPSARAEPAAQPVVDAAQHPLGVARGQISNTYIVAEAEDGLVIVDQHAAHERLVLERLRAAGAGQGVAPSQALLIPEVVELDETACDRLEEASEKLAEFGLALERFGPNAVLVRAIPAALAKGDPARLVADVADDLAHHGDALLLGEKLDLVLATMACHGSVRAGRTLSVAEMNALLREMEVTPRSGQCNHGRPTWVKLAHGDIEKLFGRK; encoded by the coding sequence ATGCGAGTCATCCGTCGTCTTCCCGAAACGCTCATCAACCGCATCGCTGCCGGCGAGGTGGTTGAGCGCCCGGCGAGCGCGCTCAAGGAACTCGTCGAAAACGCCATCGACGCGGGATCGAGCCACGTCCACGTGCGCCTCTCCGAAGGGGGGCTCGCCATGATCGAGGTGTCGGACGATGGCTGCGGCATGCGCCCCGACGAGATCGCGCTGGCGCTCGAACGCCATGCAACCTCCAAGCTTCCGGACGAGGCCATCGAACTGGTCGAGACGCTCGGCTTCCGGGGAGAGGCGCTGCCCTCGATTGCATCGGTCGCGCGCGTCACCATCGAAAGCCGCCCCCATGGCACCGCCGAAGGGTGGAAGCGGGTGGTCGACAATGGCGCGCTGGTGGCCGAAGGCCCCGCCGCGCTTCCGCCCGGGACGCGGGTGAGGGTCGAACATCTGTTCGAGAAGATCCCGGCGCGCCGCAAGTTCCTGCGCAGCCCGCGCTCGGAATGGGCCGCTGCATCGGATGTCGTCCGCCGCCTCGCCATGGCCCGCCCCGACGTCGGCTTCACGCTCGAACACGACGGTCGCCGCGCGCTCCACGTCCAGGCCGGGGAAACGCTCGAGGCCCGCGTGGCGCAACTCGTCGCGCGCGAACTGGCGGGCAATTCGGTCGAGGTCGACCTCGTCCGGGGCGATTTCCACCTCACCGGCATCGCCGGCTTGCCGACCTTCAACCGCGGCGTGGCCGATCACCAGTACCTGTTCGTCAATGGCCGTCCGGTGAAAGACCGCCTGCTTATCGGCGCGGTGCGCGGCGCCTATGCCGACATGCTCGCGCGCGACCGTCATGCCGTGCTGGCGCTGTTCCTGCAGGTTCCGGCCAGCGAGGTCGACGTCAACGTCCATCCCGCCAAGTCCGAAGTCCGCTTCCGCGACCCGGCGCTGGTGCGCGGCATGGTCGTCTCGGGGTTGCGCCATGCGCTTTCCACCGGCGACCAGCGATCCGCCCAGGCTCCCTCGGCAAGCGCGATGGCTGCCTGGCAGGCCGAACCCATCGCGCCGCCACCACCTTCGTCTCCGTCAAGCGACTGGCAGGGCAGCATCTTTTCGCAACAGTGGAAACCTGAACCGCGCGTCAGCGAAGCCGGGCAGGCGTGGCGGGGCTACGAGCAGGCGATCATGGCGCCCCCGTCCGCAAGGGCCGAGCCTGCGGCCCAGCCGGTGGTCGATGCCGCGCAACATCCGCTCGGCGTGGCGCGCGGGCAGATCTCGAACACCTATATCGTCGCCGAGGCGGAGGACGGTCTCGTCATCGTCGATCAGCACGCTGCCCACGAACGCCTCGTGCTCGAGAGGCTGCGCGCCGCCGGGGCGGGGCAGGGCGTGGCGCCTTCGCAGGCGTTGCTCATCCCTGAGGTGGTCGAGCTTGATGAAACGGCGTGCGACCGTCTGGAAGAAGCTTCGGAAAAGCTTGCCGAATTCGGTCTGGCGCTGGAGCGTTTCGGTCCCAATGCGGTTCTCGTGCGCGCCATTCCGGCGGCTCTCGCCAAGGGCGATCCGGCAAGGCTGGTGGCAGATGTCGCGGACGATCTTGCCCACCACGGCGATGCGCTGCTGCTCGGCGAAAAGCTCGACCTCGTCCTCGCCACGATGGCCTGCCACGGCTCGGTCCGCGCAGGGCGCACGCTCTCGGTGGCGGAAATGAACGCACTGTTGCGCGAAATGGAAGTGACGCCCCGCTCGGGCCAGTGCAACCACGGCCGCCCGACCTGGGTGAAACTCGCGCACGGAGACATAGAAAAGCTGTTCGGGAGGAAGTGA
- a CDS encoding rod shape-determining protein, which yields MASIFSRFFKFGSQNIAIDLGTANTLVYVQDRGIVLNEPSVVAIETINGIKRVKAVGDDAKMMMGKTPDNIEAIRPLRDGVIADIEVAEEMIKHFIRKVHGSKSLLRYPEIVICVPSGSTSVERRAIRDAASNAGASQVYLILEPMAAAIGADMPVTEPVGSMVVDIGGGTTEVAVLSLRGLAYTTSVRVGGDKMDEAIVSYVRRHHNLLIGESTAERIKKDYGIATTPADGIGETIHIKGRDLVNGVPKEITITQANVAEALSEPIGAIVEGVRIALENTAPELAADIVDQGIVLTGGGALIRGLDEHLREETGLPVSVAEDPLSCVALGTGRAMEDPIYRGVLMTA from the coding sequence ATGGCTTCGATCTTTTCCCGATTCTTCAAGTTCGGTTCCCAGAACATCGCGATCGACCTCGGCACGGCCAATACGCTGGTCTACGTCCAGGATCGCGGCATAGTGCTGAACGAACCTTCCGTCGTCGCCATCGAGACGATCAACGGCATCAAGCGGGTCAAGGCCGTTGGCGATGATGCGAAGATGATGATGGGCAAGACGCCCGACAACATCGAGGCCATCCGTCCGCTGCGCGACGGCGTGATCGCCGACATCGAAGTCGCCGAGGAGATGATCAAGCACTTCATCCGCAAGGTCCACGGGTCGAAGAGCCTGCTGCGCTATCCCGAAATCGTGATCTGCGTGCCCTCGGGCTCGACCAGCGTCGAACGCCGCGCAATCCGCGATGCGGCAAGCAATGCCGGCGCCAGCCAGGTCTACCTGATCCTCGAACCGATGGCCGCCGCGATCGGCGCCGACATGCCGGTGACCGAACCGGTGGGCTCGATGGTTGTCGACATCGGCGGCGGCACGACCGAAGTGGCCGTGCTTTCGCTGCGCGGCCTTGCCTATACCACTTCGGTCCGCGTTGGCGGCGACAAGATGGACGAGGCGATCGTTTCCTACGTGCGTCGCCACCACAACCTGCTGATCGGCGAATCCACGGCAGAGCGGATCAAGAAGGACTACGGCATCGCCACGACCCCGGCCGACGGGATCGGCGAAACGATCCACATCAAGGGCCGCGACCTCGTGAACGGCGTGCCCAAGGAAATCACCATCACGCAGGCCAACGTCGCCGAAGCGCTGTCCGAACCGATCGGCGCCATCGTCGAGGGCGTGCGCATCGCGCTTGAGAATACCGCGCCCGAACTGGCCGCCGACATCGTCGACCAGGGCATCGTGCTGACCGGTGGCGGCGCGCTGATCCGCGGGCTGGATGAACATCTGCGCGAGGAAACCGGGCTGCCGGTGAGCGTGGCTGAAGATCCGCTGTCCTGCGTCGCGCTCGGCACCGGCCGCGCGATGGAAGACCCGATCTATCGCGGCGTGCTGATGACCGCGTAA
- a CDS encoding MerR family transcriptional regulator, giving the protein MAMTISELAKGAGVGVETVRFYQRKGLLDDPRPSRTARQGQRHYGPEDLRRLRFVRSAQAAGFTLAEISELLALDAGHDRPRAREMARARLHAIEQEIARLEAARQSLRKLARECAKGDAGPCPIIAAFEG; this is encoded by the coding sequence ATGGCAATGACCATTTCCGAACTGGCCAAGGGGGCGGGCGTCGGGGTCGAGACAGTCCGGTTCTATCAACGCAAGGGGCTGCTGGACGATCCACGCCCAAGCCGCACGGCGCGGCAAGGGCAGCGGCATTACGGCCCGGAAGACCTCCGCCGCCTGCGCTTCGTGCGCAGCGCGCAAGCTGCCGGCTTCACGCTGGCGGAAATTTCCGAGCTGCTGGCGCTCGATGCAGGGCATGACCGACCGCGCGCGCGGGAAATGGCGCGGGCCAGGCTCCATGCCATCGAACAGGAAATCGCGCGGCTGGAAGCGGCGCGGCAATCGCTGCGCAAGCTGGCGCGCGAATGCGCCAAAGGCGATGCGGGGCCGTGCCCGATCATCGCGGCATTTGAGGGTTAG
- a CDS encoding DUF1206 domain-containing protein — protein sequence MVDKSEKVVWLARLGFAVRGLVYMLLGYLALTTARRDNVDDGAGDVFAFVAAIPGGTIVLFAAAAGLAGYALYRLSAAVFDIERRGSGFKGIAHRIGYFASAIIHFAMAWTAARMASGARKVADDRSSAVAGNVLDLPLGPTLLAVSGLALIAAALLQAKSSVTAGFMKSVSSAAPAATCWIGRAGHAARAVVFALIGWSLLRSARSESGGEVLSLGGAINDLRDMGAAFSLVAAGLVLFGLFSLILARYRVIPDPSPRRLKF from the coding sequence ATGGTCGACAAGTCGGAAAAAGTAGTCTGGCTGGCAAGGCTGGGCTTTGCCGTGCGCGGTCTGGTCTACATGCTCCTTGGCTACCTCGCGCTGACCACCGCGCGGCGCGACAACGTCGACGATGGCGCGGGCGATGTTTTTGCCTTCGTCGCCGCGATTCCCGGCGGGACCATCGTCCTCTTCGCCGCTGCGGCGGGGCTCGCCGGATATGCCCTCTACCGCCTGTCCGCCGCCGTCTTCGACATCGAGCGCCGTGGTTCGGGGTTCAAGGGCATTGCCCACCGCATCGGCTATTTCGCCAGCGCGATCATCCACTTCGCCATGGCGTGGACCGCCGCCAGAATGGCCTCGGGTGCGCGCAAAGTGGCCGACGACCGCTCCTCCGCAGTTGCGGGCAACGTCCTCGACCTTCCGCTTGGCCCCACGCTCCTTGCCGTCTCCGGCCTCGCCCTGATCGCCGCCGCGCTCCTCCAGGCAAAAAGCAGCGTGACGGCGGGCTTCATGAAGAGCGTTTCCTCCGCCGCGCCCGCCGCCACCTGCTGGATCGGCCGTGCCGGGCACGCAGCGCGGGCGGTGGTCTTCGCGCTCATCGGCTGGTCGCTGTTGCGCTCGGCCCGGTCGGAAAGCGGCGGCGAGGTCCTGTCTTTAGGCGGCGCGATCAACGACTTGCGCGACATGGGCGCGGCCTTCTCCCTCGTTGCGGCGGGATTGGTCCTGTTCGGCTTGTTCAGTCTTATCCTGGCCCGCTATCGCGTCATTCCCGACCCGTCGCCACGTCGACTGAAATTTTAA